CCGTATCATCGTTTTATCATCAGACTCTCATGAGTTTATAACGGTTCAAGCATGTTATTAGTGCCTTTACTAGCATATATTGGTATAGGCAGGAAGCGATAAAGAACATTTTACATCGTTATAAATAGAAGGAAAAATATAGTGGGGGTGCCGATCATGAAACTATTGAAATATGGCGCGGTGTTACTTCTAAGTGTGGCTATGGCGGGATGCTCAGTAATGGCAAAGGAATCTGAGCTACAAAGACCAGCAAGTATATCTGAGAAAAAAGAGATCGTTGATTTATCCAAGGTGGAAGTGAAGGAATTTTTTCCAAATGACGAAGGTACGTTTATCCTGCGTGATGTGGAGAAAAATTCGACCTTTATTTTTAATGAAGAGAGAGCAAAACAACCGCAAGCACCTGAGTCTACTTTTAAAATCATGAATGCTCTAATAGGTCTTCAAGTAAAAGCAGTGGACGATGAATATACGGTGAAGCGCTGGGATGGCGTGAAGCGCGATCTTGATGTCTGGAACAAGGATCATACGCTTGGTTCGGGGATGCGCTATTCAACAGTCTGGTACTATCAACAGCTAGCTCGCGATATTGGTGCAGAACGCATGAAGGAATGGTTACATAAAGCAGCCTATGGGAATCAGGATATCAGCGGTGGAATTGATAAATTTTGGCTAAATAGTACCTTAAAGATCACACCTCTGGAGCAGGCAGATTTCTTAGAAAAGCTATATAAAGAACAATTGCCGTTTGACAAGCAGGTAATGAAGACTGTGAAACGCATGATGATCCAGCAGGATGAGGACTTGTACACGCTTTACGGAAAAACAGGGACACGCAATACACCAGCAGTTGGTTGGTTTGTAGGGTTTGTTAAGATAGAGGGACATCCTTATATCTTTGTTACCAATGTGAATGGGGAAGGAAGTTCCTCAGGAGTAAAGGCTAAAAATATTACATTACAAATCCTCAAAAAATATAACATGCTCCCAACACCATCTCAGAACAAATAGGATGAAAAAGGGAAAGAACAAGGGCTGCAAACCAAGCAGCTCTTGTTGACGTATAAGAATCGTTTATAATAGAGTGAAGGATTAACTGTTATTTGGAGTGATATCATGTTGGGAGTAGAAGCATATCTCTTCATTAAAAAGGGAGATTCCAACCAGACGACGGTCAAAAAATTCATTACAGAGACCGAATGCACAATTGGTAGACGTGGTGCGACGTATCAACCTGATTTATCTTTTACCAGTTTATTTATATCAAGACAACACGCTGTCATCCGCCAAGAAAAAAATCAGTACGTTCTTTATGACTTAAACAGCAAACATGGCACGGAGGTAAATGGGCAACCGCTCCAAAATGCCCCGCATGTTTTACAATACGGAGATCGTATTTCATTGGCAAAGGGAGAGGCAGAATTTATTTTCTTTACATTGGAAAATGACTTGGATGTGACACGGGAGTTTATTCGACCATTGGGTGCTAGTAAGGATCAGGCGGTGGAACAGACTGAGCCAGTGGCAAGCAATGGGAGTACGGATGTGAAGGGTTTAACCATCAATGTGGAGAGAAGAGAAATTCTGCTGGATGGAGTTCGTCTTTATTTATCGGGAAAAGATATTGATCTGTTGATGCTCATGTACGAGCGTGTAAATCAAGCTGTGAGCTATGATGAGATGAAAGTGCATGTGTGGCCAGAACGGTCATCTACAGTGGATGGATTGCCAGATGTAGGTCGGGCCGAGATTAATGCATTGGTTTACCGTTTACGTAAAAGGTTGGGTGAGTACGGTGATAAAATTATCACCATACCACGGTATGGTTATATGTTGGACTTATAAAAGGCAAAAAAGCCAGAAGACAAAACAGAGGAATTCCGTTCTGATAAGAGAGGGAGGTCTGTTGTTGTTCTTCTGGCTTTTTTATTATGTGCCATTTTGATGGGACGAAGGACTGTCTCATGTAAATATGAGCGATTTATCACCGATCTAATGCTGGAACAATATGTTTATTGGATGACGTATGACCTATCTTTAGGAGGAAGGAGTGGATTTATCATGAAGAGAATACTCTTTTTTTCTATCGTTGGAGTTCTTCTTGCTGTAGGAGGAATTTTTATTTACGCCCATTTGATGGAAGATGATCCTCGTGTTGTAAAGGATCGGGCAGAAAAACGTTTTGAGGAGTATCTGGACAACTGGGGTAAACAGGACTTTGCCCAAATGTATGAGCAACTAGCTTTGGATACAAAGAAAAAAATGACAAAGACGGCATTTATAAGCCGCTATGAAAGCATTTATAACGGGATGGAAGCCAGTCATGTACAAGTGAAGGATACCTCAATGGGACGTGAATCCATCACGAAAAACGAGGAGCTTCACCTGCCCTACCAAGCTAGCATGAATACAGTCGCTGGTCCTCTTACTTTTACACATAAGCTAACAATGGTACGTGAAAATCAGAGTGGAAAAAAAGATTGGTATATCAAATGGAATGAATCCCTCATTTTTCCTAGCATGAAGGAGAAAGATAAGGTGAGGGTCCAAACCATCCTGCCACAGCGAGGGGAAATTGTAGATCGTAATGGAATCTTATTAGCCACAACAGGGGTCGCTTATGAAGTAGGGCTAATACCTGAAAAATGGGAAAAGAATTCAGACGATCAGAAACAAAAAACAGCCGCTCTATTAGATATGACCGTAGAACAAATTGCGGCGAAACGAAATGCAAAATGGGTGAAGCCAGAGTTATTTGTTCCATTAGCAACGCAAGCTAAGGAAGACAATCGCTTAGATCAATTAGAAAAGATCGAGGGCTTGATGCTACGTAAGAAACAGGTGCGTTATTATCCTTATCGTCAGGCTACTGCTCATTTAATCGGTTATATCGGCAGTATGAATGAAGAGCAATGGAAGTTATACGAGCCAAAAGGTTATCGTGCTACGGATTTGGTGGGGAAGGCGGGCGTGGAGCAGGTCTATGAGGAACAATTACACGGTACGCCAGGTGCGCGGATTATTATAGCGGATGAGCAGGGACAGGAAAAGGAAGTGCTAGCAAAAAAACTAGCACAGGATGGGCAGAAGCTCGCACTAACCATTGATGCTGATCTACAGTTTGCAATCTATGAGGAAATGAAGAATGATGCAGGGACAGCGGCGGCTATTCATCCGCTTACTGGAGAAGTGCTGGCGATGCTAAGTACACCAGCGTATGATCCTAACGCGTTTATCAGAGGATTATCCAATAAGGAATGGACCCAGCTAAATGACGATCCAGCGAAACCACTACTTAATCGGTTTGCTATTGGATTTGCGCCGGGTTCCACCTTTAAGCCTATTACGGCGGCGATTGGACTTGAACAAGGAAGTATCCAGCCTGAGCAAGGCATGACTGTCAAGGGATTACATTGGCAAAAGGATTCCTCATGGGGGAAATACGAGGTAACGCGAGTGAAAGACCCACATAGCCCTGTTACTTTAGAAAAAGCTCTCGTGTATTCCGATAATATTTATTTTGCGCAAGCGGCATTACAGATGGGGCAGCAGGTTTTCTTAGAAGGAGCAAAAAAGTTTGGTATAGGTGAAAATTTGCCGCTTACCTATCCGTTAAGGAAATCAAAAATAGCTAACCAGGATATCAGAAATGAAATTCAGCTAGCTGATTCTGGGTATGGGCAAGGAGAAGTAATAATGACACCTCTTCATCTGGCGTTGACCTATAGCGCATTTGTAAATGAGGGAAATATAGTCTACCCCGCTTTAACCCAGCAGGAGATGAAGTCACAAGCCTTTTGGAGGGAAAATGTAATGTCGAAGGAGACAGCAGCATTGATTAAAGCTGACCTAATTCAAGTGATGGAAAATTCACAAGGGACAGGGCGGTTTGCCAAACCATCGGGTATCCGTGTGGCAGGAAAAACGGGAACAGCGGAGTTAAAGGCGAGAAAAGGTGAGGATGGGTTGGAGTATGGCTGGATGGCTGTGTTTAATGTAGATAAGCCAAAGCTATTACTAACGATGATGATAGAGAATGTAAAAGGTCGAGGTGGCAGTCATTATCTTGATCCCAAGGTTAAACGAATTTTTGCGCAGGAAATGAGTAGAGATTCCTAGTGAAAAGACAGCAGAAAGATAAGGAGAGCCTTTTGTGGATAAAGCAGAACAAAAACTGCATCAGGAACAGCGCTTACAGCGTATGCAATGGATTTTTCTGATTACCTTCTTTTTATTTTCCGCGATTATTCTGCGATTGGCTCAATTACAGATTATAGAGGGAAGCGAGTTTGAAAGAGTGTTAAGCTCTCGCTCCCTCAAAAAAGACCCCATTCCGGCTGTTCGCGGCGATATTTATGATCGTAATGGCAAGCTGCTGGTACATAGCAGAGCTTCATTTACAGCAGTTTTTCATGAACCAGAGGGTATAAAGCAGCGGGAGATTATTGAATTAGCCAAGAAACTTGAAAAAGTTCTCCGAGGAATGACACAAAGTGCAATTATGAAAAAGCTGGATGTAGGCTTCACCTTGGAGAATGGGCAGCGGAAAAACATTGTTCGAAATGCCCCGAAATATATGGAAAAAGAAATTAAGTATGACCTGATCCCCGAAGAAATTGCTTATTTAGAGGAGCATCGGGAAGACTTGCCAGGTGTAGATGTGGTAACAAAATCGATCAGAGAATACGACACCAAACAAATAGCTGTACAAACCATTGGCTACGTTCGTCCTTATCATGTAGCCCAAAATTTGAACAGCTCGTTTTATAAAACAGAGCAGGAGAATTATCTTTCTGATCAATTGGTTGGATTAGACGGAATCGAGCGTAGCTATGAAAAGGAACTGCGCGGAAAGAATGGCTATCGCTTATATGAGGTGGCGGCCGATCAGTCCGTACAACGCGAGCTAAAGAAAGAGGCTCCCATACGTGGTCAAAGTCTCTATCTAAACATTGATGAGCGTGTACAGTTAGAAATTAGAGATTTCATTAAAGACTTCCTCCCCAAGCTAAGAGGAAGTGTTTCATTAGCTTCTGGAGCGAAAACAGCTTATGTAGTAGCGATGGAAGTGGATACCGGTAAGGTAGTTTCGATGGTCAGCTATCCCGAATATGATCCTAATGTGTGGGTGCATGGTCCAGATCAGGCTACGTATGAGCAAATGAAATACTCTGTTACCAATGGGACGATTCGTGAGGCTCCTTACGATGTTCGGCCATTAACAGGCCCTTCAGCGGAACAGGAAAATAATAAACATCCCAAATCAATCGTACCCTCCGGCTCTGTGATGAAGCCAATTACAGTATTGCTAGGGTTAAAAGAGGGCATCATTACGCCGAGCGATCAATGGACCGATCCGGTTACGTACTACTATGGTCGAGGGAACGATCGAATAAAAAACGATAACGGTCATAATTACGGTGTGCTCAATCCAGTAAAGGCGATAGCTAAATCCTCGAATACGTATATGGCACGCATTGGAGAAGGTGTTGCCAAAAAGGAGGGTAACAGAGCAGTTTCGCTGTTGCAGGAGTACTATCATCAGTTTGGGTTGGGCGTGTTGACGGAAGTGGACCTACCGAGTGAGAATAAGGGCAAAGAGGATTATCTAGTTATGAATCAAAACTATGGGCCACTGGCTGCAATGGTACAAGCCTCCTTTGGTCAACAGGTACGAGCCACGACAGTTCAACTAGCTCAATACGCCGCGACTTTAGCAAATAAAGGCGTTCGGCTACAGCCTCAGCTTGTGGATAAAATCGTAGATGAAAAAGGAAACATTGTGTTTCGGCCCAAGCCTAAGGTTCTAAATAAAATCGAGCAACCGCAAGTACATTGGGATATTTTACGGAATGGAATGATACAGGTAACACAACCAGGCGGAACCTCTGTCAATGCATTTCGAGGCCTTCCCTATCAGGTAGCAGCCAAGACAGGTACATCTGAACAGGATATTTATGTTCCTGTCATTTCGACGAATTCAAAAGGAGAATCCATTACGAAATGGCACAAACACGCAAGGGTCAATAATGGTGTCATTATCGCCTATGCACCCGCGGACAAACCGAAGCTAGCAGTAGCAGTGGTTGTACCAGAGGGTGGTTATGGAGGGCGCTCTGCATCAAATATTAGTCGAGCTGTGTTTCAAGCATACGATAAATATGTGGGGTTAAGATGAGTAGCTGATGAAAGCTAGCATTTGCACAGTAGGAGTAAAAGCCTGGCAATGCTGGCTTTTTTCTTTTTGTACATAAAGTAGTATAGATGTGAAACTCTTTTCTGGTTTTTTGTAACGAATAGGTTGTAAAAAAAGATCATTATGCTTGATTGAAATAAGCAAAGCTGGGGTACTTTATTTTGCCTTCTGATTACGAATTGCTTGGCATAGTCCTTCTCCCTGTAATAAGATATGTCATAATAATATAAATTTTCGTGAGTTATGTATAATCATAGGAAGGATGAGGAGAAGGTGCAGCATAAAAATAAGACAGTGGTGAAAGCATTAGATTTACTTTCTCTATTTCTTACTCATCCACATTTAACGTTAGCTCAATTAGTAGAATTAACCGATAAGCCAAAAACCTCTGTTCATCGTATGGCCGGGTCCCTTGAAGAGATGGGATTCCTTCGAAAGGACGAGGAGGGGCGGTATGCGCTTGGGTTAACCTTTCTACAATATGGTCAACTAGTGTCCGATCGGTTAGATATTCGCCAAATAGCTCTTCCCTGGATGAATCAGCTAAGAGAGGAAATGGGGGAAGCTGTTCATCTTATTATGAAGGATGGACTGGATGCTATTTATGTCGAGAAGCTAGATACCAAGCATCCGGTGCGATTGTATACGAAAGTAGGGAGGCGCTCTCCTTTGTATGCGGGGGCCTGTTCACGGATTATTTTAGCGTTTCTTTCTGATGCAGAGGTTGAAGAATATCTGGAAAACGTTCGATTTGAGCGTATTGCTAAAGGAACCATTACGAACGGCAGGGAGCTATTGAAAAAGCTGGAAGAGTCTCGTCAAAATTTTTATACGATCAGTTACTCGGAATTAGAGAACGAAACGGTCTCCGTGGCGGCTCCTATTTTTGATCATCGGGGTAAACTAATAGCTGGTCTTAGTGTTGCAGGTCCTGAGGTGCGCTTTCAGCCTGATAAACTACCTTTGCTAATTAAAGAAACAATGGAGACAGCCGAACGAATCTCGCGTGCACTTGGTGGGCAAAGAGAGTATCCGCGACATCGATGGACCCAACTGGCATAGCTTTCACTAGACATTTGATAAAGCTGATAGAAGCAGAATAACAAAACTACCTAGCGATTTGTTAGGTAGTTTTTTTCTGTAAATTGCTTCTTGTCAATCTATTAAACTAAATCTATAATGAGTAAAAATATAAAAAATGGAACGATTATTCCGAATTTCGGAACTAGTAATGCTGGCATTTCCAGGTATCACAATGTACAAGTCAAAGGGAGGGGAAGCAATGTATCGCGTAGATTTGAATTGTGATTTGGGAGAGAGCTTTGGTGCGTACCAGATGGGAAACGATGAAGAGATTCTTGCATTTATCAGCTCGGCAAATATCGCCTGCGGTTATCATGCAGGAGATCCATCTACCATGCGCAAAACCGTTCACATGGCTCTGGAAAAAGGAGTTGCGATTGGGGCACATCCAGGGCTGCCCGATTTAATCGGCTTTGGCCGCCGTACGATGGACATTTCACCACGTGAGGCACATGATATGGTGCTATACCAGATAGGAGCCCTATATGCCTTTGTGAAAGCGCAGGGGGGTGTTCTGCATCATGTGAAGCCCCATGGAGCCTTGTACAATATGGCGGCACAAAGTGAGAGCTTGGCCGAAGCGATTGCAGAAGCCGTATATAGCTTGGATTCAGAATTAATTTTGTACGGGCTATCAGGAAGCCGATTGCTTAAGGCAGCCGAAAAGCTTGGATTGCGCAGTGCCCATGAGGTATTTGCTGATCGCACCTATCAAAGCGATGGATCACTTACCTCCCGCCGACAGCCCAATGCCGTTTTAACTGACACGGATGCAGCGGTCAGCCAAGTAATTCGAATGGTTAAAGAAGGGAGAGTTACCTCACAGCAAGGAACAGATGTTAGGATTCAAGCGGATACCGTCTGCATTCACGGTGATGGAGCTCATGCGCTATCCTTTGCCAGACACATCCGATCACAATTGGAAAACGAGCAGATCAGAGTTGAAACGGTAGGACATCAAGCATAAGGCTACGTACAAGAGTAAACAACAATCTTTTACCAAATAGAGATAGACAGGTAGATTCCATGAGATAAAGGGAGGGTGTACATGTTATCACTGGTCGGAATTTTAATTGTTATTGTCGGATTTGCTTTACGCTTTAATCCACTACTCGTTGTTACAGTGGCAGGGATTGCTACGGGACTTGCAGGGAATTTATCGTTTGAACAAATCTTAATTACATTTGGAGAAGCCTTTGAAAAGAACCGCTATTTATCGTTGTTTATTTTAACGTTACCAATTATTGGTCTTTTAGAACGATACGGGCTAAAGGAACAGTCACAGCGATTAATTCGCAAAGTAAAAGCGGCTACTACGGGTCGATTGCTGATTTTGTATCTATTTGTACGAGAAGTCACTGCCATGCTAGGACTAACCAGCTTAGGTGGACATGCTCAGATGGTTCGTCCGTTGGTAGCACCGATGGCAGAAGGAGCAGCCGAGAACAAACACGGTCAATTGCCTAAAGAGCTAAGCGACAAGATTAAGGCTCAATCAGCAGCTACAGATAATATTGGTTTATTTTTTGGAGAAGACATTTTTATTGCTTTTGGTGCCGTCCTATTGATGCATGGCTTCTTCCAACAAAACGGCATCTCACTTGAACCTCTTCATATAGCAGTATGGGGGATTCCAACTGCAATTGCGGCCTTTTTGATTCATGGCACAAGATTATATTTATTTGATGGAAAAATCAGAAGATACATGGAAGAAAGCAAACAACTGCGAAAAAGTGCGTAGTATTACATGGAAGGGAAGGTGACCGCTATGTTCATCCAGTTAGATTTTATCTATTATCTTGCCGGCGTGTTTCTTGTCATTATTTCGATTTTAGCGTTAAGAGATAAAAGCAATCCCCGTCGTTTTACCACCTCCCTTTTCTGGGCCTTATTTGCCTTTTCCTTTTTAGGGGGCAAGCTAGTATCTTCCTTAGTCATGGGCATCATTGTGCTGTTAATGGCGCTTATTGCTGGTTTGGGCGGAGTACGTTTGGGAACGTATCAGCAAACAACGGATGAACAAAGAGAGGCTAGCGCCAAACGTTTTGGGAATCGTTTGTTTATCCCCGCACTATTGATCCCGGTTGTGACCGTAATTGGTAGTGTTTTATTGAAAAATGCCAAAATAGGCGAAATATTTTTACTAGATCAGCAGAACGTTACGCTGGTGAGCTTAGGAGTTGCTTGTTTAGTCTCGTTAGTGGTAGCGATGAGCATTACCAAGACAAAAGGTATTCAGCCAGTAAAAGAATCGCGTCGTTTGCTGGATGCGATCGGCTGGGCTGCTGTCCTGCCGCAAATGCTAGCCACATTGGGAGCATTATTTGGAGCCGCAGGGGTGGGCACAGTGATCGCTGATCTAGTAAGTTCTGCGATTCCAGTGGATAATCGTTTCCTAGTTGTCGTTGCATATGTATTGGGGATGGCCTTGTTCACGATGGTAATGGGGAATGCATTTGCGGCCTTTCCCGTCATGACTGCTGGGATTGGGCTACCCTTGTTAGTGCAAATGCACGGTGGAAACCCAGCCGTGTTGGGAGCAATTGGTATGTTTTCTGGGTATTGTGGCACGTTGCTTACTCCGATGGCAGCCAATTTTAATATTGTTCCGGCGGCCCTATTAGATTTGCCTGATAAAAATGCGGTGATAAAAGCGCAGGCTCCGACTGCTTTATTGCTGTTAGGAATTAATATCTTTCTAATGTACTATTTGCTATTTTAGGAGGAATATCATGGTGAAGAAAGTTTTGTTAACCGGTTTTGATCCTTTTGGTGGGGAACAAATTAATCCTGCATGGGAAGCAGTGCAACAATGCTACAAGCTTGATATTCCTAATGTTGAGGTAATCATCAAACAAATTCCCACTGTCTTTCATCGTTCTCTGGAGGTCTTGGAGAGCAGCATGGCCGAGGTACAGCCTGACGTCGTGATTTGTGTCGGACAGGCGGGCGGACGCCCGGACATCACCGTAGAACGGCTAGCGATTAATGTAGACGATGCCCGCATTCCAGATAATGAGGGGAATCAACCAATCGATCAGCCCATTATAGAAGAAGGTCCGGTAGCTTACTGGTCTACGTTGCCGATCAAAGCGATTGTCAAAGAGGTTCGGTTGGCAGGGATTCCTGCCTCCGTTTCTCAGACAGCCGGTACATTTGTTTGTAATCATCTCTTTTATGGTTTAGCTCATCTGATAGCTACGCGTTTTACAAGGACAAAAGGCGGCTTTATTCATATTCCCTATTTACCTGAACAGGCCGTTCGGTTTCCTGGACAGCCAAGTATGGGCTTGATGAGCGTGAAAAAGGCTTTGGAGGTTATCGTTCGTACCAGTGTAAGAGTTGAGCAGGATATTAAGGCGATTGAAGGACAGATCAGTTAGAGAGAAATGGTAGAGGTGATCAGGTGCAACAGCCAGATAAACAGATAGAAGGACAAGCGATCGAGCAAAAATGGTCTGTTCAGATTCTACCGCTGGGAGATGCAGCCGTGCTGGTGCAATTCCAATTAGCGGATA
The nucleotide sequence above comes from Brevibacillus laterosporus LMG 15441. Encoded proteins:
- the blaOXA gene encoding class D beta-lactamase, which gives rise to MKLLKYGAVLLLSVAMAGCSVMAKESELQRPASISEKKEIVDLSKVEVKEFFPNDEGTFILRDVEKNSTFIFNEERAKQPQAPESTFKIMNALIGLQVKAVDDEYTVKRWDGVKRDLDVWNKDHTLGSGMRYSTVWYYQQLARDIGAERMKEWLHKAAYGNQDISGGIDKFWLNSTLKITPLEQADFLEKLYKEQLPFDKQVMKTVKRMMIQQDEDLYTLYGKTGTRNTPAVGWFVGFVKIEGHPYIFVTNVNGEGSSSGVKAKNITLQILKKYNMLPTPSQNK
- a CDS encoding FHA domain-containing protein, which translates into the protein MLGVEAYLFIKKGDSNQTTVKKFITETECTIGRRGATYQPDLSFTSLFISRQHAVIRQEKNQYVLYDLNSKHGTEVNGQPLQNAPHVLQYGDRISLAKGEAEFIFFTLENDLDVTREFIRPLGASKDQAVEQTEPVASNGSTDVKGLTINVERREILLDGVRLYLSGKDIDLLMLMYERVNQAVSYDEMKVHVWPERSSTVDGLPDVGRAEINALVYRLRKRLGEYGDKIITIPRYGYMLDL
- a CDS encoding penicillin-binding transpeptidase domain-containing protein gives rise to the protein MKRILFFSIVGVLLAVGGIFIYAHLMEDDPRVVKDRAEKRFEEYLDNWGKQDFAQMYEQLALDTKKKMTKTAFISRYESIYNGMEASHVQVKDTSMGRESITKNEELHLPYQASMNTVAGPLTFTHKLTMVRENQSGKKDWYIKWNESLIFPSMKEKDKVRVQTILPQRGEIVDRNGILLATTGVAYEVGLIPEKWEKNSDDQKQKTAALLDMTVEQIAAKRNAKWVKPELFVPLATQAKEDNRLDQLEKIEGLMLRKKQVRYYPYRQATAHLIGYIGSMNEEQWKLYEPKGYRATDLVGKAGVEQVYEEQLHGTPGARIIIADEQGQEKEVLAKKLAQDGQKLALTIDADLQFAIYEEMKNDAGTAAAIHPLTGEVLAMLSTPAYDPNAFIRGLSNKEWTQLNDDPAKPLLNRFAIGFAPGSTFKPITAAIGLEQGSIQPEQGMTVKGLHWQKDSSWGKYEVTRVKDPHSPVTLEKALVYSDNIYFAQAALQMGQQVFLEGAKKFGIGENLPLTYPLRKSKIANQDIRNEIQLADSGYGQGEVIMTPLHLALTYSAFVNEGNIVYPALTQQEMKSQAFWRENVMSKETAALIKADLIQVMENSQGTGRFAKPSGIRVAGKTGTAELKARKGEDGLEYGWMAVFNVDKPKLLLTMMIENVKGRGGSHYLDPKVKRIFAQEMSRDS
- a CDS encoding peptidoglycan D,D-transpeptidase FtsI family protein; amino-acid sequence: MDKAEQKLHQEQRLQRMQWIFLITFFLFSAIILRLAQLQIIEGSEFERVLSSRSLKKDPIPAVRGDIYDRNGKLLVHSRASFTAVFHEPEGIKQREIIELAKKLEKVLRGMTQSAIMKKLDVGFTLENGQRKNIVRNAPKYMEKEIKYDLIPEEIAYLEEHREDLPGVDVVTKSIREYDTKQIAVQTIGYVRPYHVAQNLNSSFYKTEQENYLSDQLVGLDGIERSYEKELRGKNGYRLYEVAADQSVQRELKKEAPIRGQSLYLNIDERVQLEIRDFIKDFLPKLRGSVSLASGAKTAYVVAMEVDTGKVVSMVSYPEYDPNVWVHGPDQATYEQMKYSVTNGTIREAPYDVRPLTGPSAEQENNKHPKSIVPSGSVMKPITVLLGLKEGIITPSDQWTDPVTYYYGRGNDRIKNDNGHNYGVLNPVKAIAKSSNTYMARIGEGVAKKEGNRAVSLLQEYYHQFGLGVLTEVDLPSENKGKEDYLVMNQNYGPLAAMVQASFGQQVRATTVQLAQYAATLANKGVRLQPQLVDKIVDEKGNIVFRPKPKVLNKIEQPQVHWDILRNGMIQVTQPGGTSVNAFRGLPYQVAAKTGTSEQDIYVPVISTNSKGESITKWHKHARVNNGVIIAYAPADKPKLAVAVVVPEGGYGGRSASNISRAVFQAYDKYVGLR
- a CDS encoding IclR family transcriptional regulator, with protein sequence MQHKNKTVVKALDLLSLFLTHPHLTLAQLVELTDKPKTSVHRMAGSLEEMGFLRKDEEGRYALGLTFLQYGQLVSDRLDIRQIALPWMNQLREEMGEAVHLIMKDGLDAIYVEKLDTKHPVRLYTKVGRRSPLYAGACSRIILAFLSDAEVEEYLENVRFERIAKGTITNGRELLKKLEESRQNFYTISYSELENETVSVAAPIFDHRGKLIAGLSVAGPEVRFQPDKLPLLIKETMETAERISRALGGQREYPRHRWTQLA
- a CDS encoding LamB/YcsF family protein; amino-acid sequence: MYRVDLNCDLGESFGAYQMGNDEEILAFISSANIACGYHAGDPSTMRKTVHMALEKGVAIGAHPGLPDLIGFGRRTMDISPREAHDMVLYQIGALYAFVKAQGGVLHHVKPHGALYNMAAQSESLAEAIAEAVYSLDSELILYGLSGSRLLKAAEKLGLRSAHEVFADRTYQSDGSLTSRRQPNAVLTDTDAAVSQVIRMVKEGRVTSQQGTDVRIQADTVCIHGDGAHALSFARHIRSQLENEQIRVETVGHQA
- a CDS encoding DUF969 domain-containing protein, which gives rise to MLSLVGILIVIVGFALRFNPLLVVTVAGIATGLAGNLSFEQILITFGEAFEKNRYLSLFILTLPIIGLLERYGLKEQSQRLIRKVKAATTGRLLILYLFVREVTAMLGLTSLGGHAQMVRPLVAPMAEGAAENKHGQLPKELSDKIKAQSAATDNIGLFFGEDIFIAFGAVLLMHGFFQQNGISLEPLHIAVWGIPTAIAAFLIHGTRLYLFDGKIRRYMEESKQLRKSA
- a CDS encoding DUF979 domain-containing protein, producing the protein MFIQLDFIYYLAGVFLVIISILALRDKSNPRRFTTSLFWALFAFSFLGGKLVSSLVMGIIVLLMALIAGLGGVRLGTYQQTTDEQREASAKRFGNRLFIPALLIPVVTVIGSVLLKNAKIGEIFLLDQQNVTLVSLGVACLVSLVVAMSITKTKGIQPVKESRRLLDAIGWAAVLPQMLATLGALFGAAGVGTVIADLVSSAIPVDNRFLVVVAYVLGMALFTMVMGNAFAAFPVMTAGIGLPLLVQMHGGNPAVLGAIGMFSGYCGTLLTPMAANFNIVPAALLDLPDKNAVIKAQAPTALLLLGINIFLMYYLLF
- the pcp gene encoding pyroglutamyl-peptidase I, which produces MKKVLLTGFDPFGGEQINPAWEAVQQCYKLDIPNVEVIIKQIPTVFHRSLEVLESSMAEVQPDVVICVGQAGGRPDITVERLAINVDDARIPDNEGNQPIDQPIIEEGPVAYWSTLPIKAIVKEVRLAGIPASVSQTAGTFVCNHLFYGLAHLIATRFTRTKGGFIHIPYLPEQAVRFPGQPSMGLMSVKKALEVIVRTSVRVEQDIKAIEGQIS